The genomic stretch ACATCGCGGACATCCGTACCCTCACCGGTCCGCGGGACGAGGGGCTCGACCTCGCCCTGGACCCGAACGAGTCGGTGAACCGTACGAAGCTGAAGCGAGAGAGGTCGAAGCAGCAGCCTGAGCGGGGTCTGGTGCTGCTGTATCCGATCGACGCGAAGTCCACGCCGGCGCCGGTGCAGCAGAGGACCGCGGAAGGTGTTTCCAAACCGGCCCGACAGCAGGACAGGGCGCCCTTGGCGGCACCCGGCGAAGTCGTCTGGGGCGTTGCTCTGGTATTCCCCGACCCGAGCAAGGGCCAGGACGTTCTGGTCGAGTACGACTACGTCGCCGCCGACCTCTCGAAGGTCTTCCCGACCGCGACCGATGAGGAGCCCGAGGACGTATCCGTCTTCGAGCAGGATCTCGACAGCGTCGAGGCGGAGCCGGCGCCATGACTGCCGGAGGCGGCGAGCAGGCGCTCGAACTGCGCAGGACCTTGGAGAAGCTGTGGCAGGAGGTCGCGTCCGAGGTGCCCGCTACCGACGAAGATGCCTTGGCGAGCGCGGAACTGGCCCTCTACGCCGCCGAAGGTCCACTGCGGCTGGCCGTCGACCGTCTCGGCCATCGGCATCTGCTGGTCCCCACGGTGGCCGACCGCGGGACCGTACCGGAGTGGCGCAGCGAGGGCGTTCAACTTCGCCCGGTGACCAAAATCGTCGACGACGAACCCGTGGGGTTCCTGGATCTGGAATGCCGTCGGGACGATCTGAACGGCGTCTACACCGGTCTGGTAGCCGATGTCTGTGTCGCGGTCGCCAAGGACGCGCGGATCTCCGGTCTCCGGCTCATCGAAATGTTGGAGTCCTGGCGGGAACTTCTGGGAGGAAGCCATCGGGATTGGACCGTGCCACGGCTGGCCGGGCTCTATGGCGAACTCGCGATCCTAGAGCTTCTGCTCCGCCTGGACCCCGCGGCTACCGAGGCCTGGGTTGGACCAACAGGCGCTCCGCAGGATTTCCGTCGCCGTGCAGGCGCCTTGGAGGTCAAATCGTCCACGGCGGCGGTGGGGCGGTTGGTTCGCGTTCATGGCGTCGACCAGTTGGA from Paractinoplanes brasiliensis encodes the following:
- a CDS encoding PD-(D/E)XK motif protein encodes the protein MTAGGGEQALELRRTLEKLWQEVASEVPATDEDALASAELALYAAEGPLRLAVDRLGHRHLLVPTVADRGTVPEWRSEGVQLRPVTKIVDDEPVGFLDLECRRDDLNGVYTGLVADVCVAVAKDARISGLRLIEMLESWRELLGGSHRDWTVPRLAGLYGELAILELLLRLDPAATEAWVGPTGAPQDFRRRAGALEVKSSTAAVGRLVRVHGVDQLETPVGGTLSLIWSRYAAVPHGEGDSIPSIVERCLAGANSALLLGLLDRMRLPSFNSPELRDVGFTFVERSVYDVGPDFPRITPDRFIGGAVPAGVQAVEYMVDLDTVPSTEDDLIRVLGRFLESE